In one window of Vulpes vulpes isolate BD-2025 chromosome 1, VulVul3, whole genome shotgun sequence DNA:
- the ZNF444 gene encoding zinc finger protein 444 translates to MEVLSPQPVKQEGQTAEGLTLDSPWHRFRHFHLGDAPGPREALGLLRALCRDWLRPEVHTKEQMLELLVLEQFLSALPADIQAWVCSRQPQSGEEAVALLEELWGPAVRAPQDVAEGSRVSVGKDDGGMVPLGDAASGVEVLATGDAQALRPYKQEPGSPPPAPAAPPAPGLPAFLAAPGTTSCPECGKTALKPAHLLRHRQSHSGEKPHACPECGKAFRRKEHLRRHRGTHPGGPGPALRPLPAREKPHACCECGKTFYWREHLVRHRKTHSGARPFACWQCGKGFGRREHVLRHQRIHGRAAGGVGAAPGPGSGAPFPAWPLG, encoded by the exons ATGGAAGTCCTGTCTCCCCAGCCTGTGAAGCAGGAAGGCCAAACTGCCGAGGGCCTGACCCTGGACTCACCATGGCACCGCTTTCGCCACTTCCATCTGGGTGACGCACCAGGCCCCCGTGAAGCCCTAGGCCTGCTGCGCGCCCTGTGCCGAGACTGGCTGCGGCCTGAGGTGCACACCAAGGAGCAgatgctggagctgctggtgctggagcagtTCCTGAGCGCCCTCCCTGCTGACATCCAGGCCTGGGTGTGCAGCCGGCAGCcccagagtggggaggaggctgtGGCCCTGCTGGAGGAGCTCTGG GGACCAGCGGTGAGGGCACCTCAGGATGTGGCAGAAGGCTCCAGGGTGAGCGTTGGAAAAGATGATGGTGGGATGGTGCCCTTAG GAGATGCGGCCTCCGGGGTTGAGGTGCTGGCAACGGGGGACGCCCAGGCCCTGCGCCCCTACAAGCAGGAGCCAGGCAGTCCTCCAccggcccccgcggcgccccctgCGCccggcctgcctgccttcctggccGCCCCGGGCACTACTTCCTGCCCCGAGTGCGGCAAGACTGCCCTGAAGCCCGCCCACCTGCTGCGCCACCGGCAGAGCCATTCGGGTGAGAAGCCGCACGCCTGCCCGGAGTGCGGCAAGGCCTTCCGGCGCAAAGAGCACCTGCGGCGCCACCGCGGCACGCACCCTGGTGGCCCTGGGCCGGCCCTGCGCCCGCTGCCCGCGCGTGAGAAGCCGCACGCCTGCTGCGAGTGTGGCAAGACCTTCTACTGGCGCGAGCACCTGGTGCGCCACCGCAAGACGCACTCGGGGGCGCGGCCATTCGCCTGCTGGCAGTGCGGCAAGGGCTTCGGGCGCCGTGAGCACGTGCTGCGCCACCAGCGCATCCacggccgggcggcgggcggtgTGGGCGCGGCGCCCGGGCCTGGCAGCGGGGCCCCCTTCCCGGCCTGGCCCCTGGGGTAG